The Lineus longissimus chromosome 2, tnLinLong1.2, whole genome shotgun sequence genome window below encodes:
- the LOC135482546 gene encoding C-myc promoter-binding protein-like isoform X2, producing MDEKRVVDYFVVAGLPDNPLPLEEYSNEAILKPEHKQDPIIDIAVINKSTGEQPPKGFTCIEKTPAGHSADLNHGSLRSPEIYLCYKRGRNKPSLTDIGVLYEGKERVMLGCEVVYMTPQGRPANVNNSNSSRIYITYRRADESAASDTLAVTDICIILGNKGETPPHAFCQIPKNLNKGMVGSDVYLCYKKSMVKTNTIAYNAGTLSRYPLEDHPNFPMPDNVPMFCLPMGATIESWSSKSQHPLPVFSTFILTGNFEKLYGAAITFYEEYPEEKLTELQKRLLGLRGPKSAHSHQTVHINKSICLLSHWPFFDAFKKFLSYLYRISIVGPHTVPLERHISHFMHEVPFPSPQRPKILVQLNHESLCLSQPEETPLTLSGASFMTLLKNLGPDNCLNVLLFVLLEHKILVHSLRPAVLTSVAEAMAAMIFPAHWQCPYIPLCPLGLSGVLSAPCPFIVGVDSRYFDLYDPPSDVTCVDLDTVTITQPERRAVNYKLLPKRPLRVLKQTLTELFETLCDMGSNCSTPEVSLEMAPLDHDSRRRRRELLIEIEIQEAFLRFMACLLKGYKQYLLPITKAPTIGTTDAASLFNMQEFLRSRDKAYHKFFQQFMKTQTFIRFIEERTFISDKDASLAFFDECCEKVDENSDEPRLIELDDSGRSELTVLITPPEPTGLPPGEKYSYNGFPELKPELFLPMKRPLLTPAKQSQCPNSPMARRTKQEIKSAQKIAQEHSTQPSLWAKCLLGHCFSLWFIHLPSYAKSTHSKTKALHTAYDVLVKMQAARLPQPDEVCYRVLMQLCGVYQQPVLAVKLLFEMKKHGIQPNAITYGFYNKAVLESRWPTSTTNAYLLWTKLRNAIIAVAQFRRALRRRSLSLYSNSESDFDVTSMDSVVVDEEQSRKKDSGLVADIEDGAEITKNKKKKKTEFVNDLIAVGAAHGGSTDVVSDRGYSSMTQEDAQSLSKAMSNELLDLDSPAGVEEKQIKAKVPEKPMIDQVDKVEKVVKDSPRRKTSREHLIGKRRVTVASFQPIDPPVDDFRQRVGSIVRRSLSSVGSNSSIGTLMGSTYGSSAGLLMTSQTSVDESVFDGLGAGDMNSNERIRRRHRSAGDNRRGRLGGAGLQNSWRTRHRSGDPNMTSIGMKKQDSAERGDENSMQGDVIEKDKLVSDLTNSSSESTTPRKNDDLEPSRMQARACLAGIAPILAPGPDILCDFEEPRTPTALSVIAETKAATSVLERTPVTENDPLGLFLETGAVNVVARSEQNSVQSPSADLLTLNLGPGGDSSTDFSPASPTILKSGTGSPTIVKSRSDSAPADMNAKAVKRNLLIDLASLDPFSDSNSECQRLFINGGEDELPERTRLHTISECSAASSGRQYRISESSNSSYHSDGEPWSPLSPQKEEANDTERAVSSPQNIAKPLMMQRSESFSEVLKLAAKNVTSRITELKQSISSSISSPTSSSKTGSSLPKAFALDQMFSDTDDISYKSWRRASEASVDYLSRSDNILEEMGQYMDAAKNLPRNSSSSKLGSSAPSQAPIEKLIPMKDLVKDLERLDTTKFSSAPSLPQSLHNIAMDVEMSSCSRCSHCNSLLYDEEIMAGWSADDSNLNTSCQFCAKRLVPFLHIYIKDWRSHNRTLLTTPSDSSESVQSIQSLPSGPSNPITNKLIAQNKVHNTSDHSVNSVRSEDGILLHLEENKSDSGDSDSPKKQEGSNLIDFSPSHLAKGPIVNNKQVERRRCTSECAPATNGTASPYRTGKDPIPDEESRGSGPNRKQPLSLDPISVPYLSPLVLRKEVENLLEQDGDSCLSKSDFVDDHPIIYWNIIWYFRRMDVSSNLPGLVLSAKCTNKGSPSNATWFGGDSRHVLIRLKWDNARIHEEIGKPMYSMWNNTSQSRTVSALLTEQTSFSKGIMHQIVQDIQCNDMVAPMKLVLKERRRVAQAGKNRHRSMYREILYLAFTACGREDIDHDAFDREYRFAFQRLSSREMSRIQPNDRPPNVGVIWCRKIFSDLKL from the exons ATGGATGAAAAGAGAGTAGTCGATTACTTCGTCGTTGCTGGTCTGCCCGATAATCCGCTACCACTGGAAGAATACTCAAACGAGGCCATCTTGAAACCTGAACACAAGCAAGACCCTATAATCGATATAGCGGTCATCAATAAGAGCACTGGGGAACAACCACCCAAGGGATTCACCTGCATAGAGAAGACACCTGCTGGACACTCCGCTGATTTGAATCATGGCAGTTTACGAAGTCCGGAGATATACTTGTGCTACAAGAGAGGGCGTAATAAGCCGTCCCTCACAGATATTGG AGTTCTATATGAAGGCAAGGAGCGTGTGATGCTGGGATGCGAGGTTGTATACATGACTCCCCAAGGACGaccagctaatgtcaacaacAGTAACAGTAGTCGCATTTACATAACGTATCGGCGGGCAGATGAGTCTGCGGCAAGTGATACTCTGGCGGTCACAGATATTTGCATTATTCTGGGGAACAAG GGAGAGACACCACCACATGCATTCTGCCAGATACCAAAAAATCTCAACAAAGGCATG GTCGGGTCTGATGTATATTTGTGTTACAAGAAGTCAATGGTCAAAACAAATACAATAGCCTACAATGCTG GCACCTTGAGTAGATATCCATTGGAAGACCACCCCAATTTCCCCATGCCAGATAACGTGCCAATGTTCTGCTTACCGATGGGAGCAACGATAGAGTCCTGGTCATCGAAATCTCAACACCCGCTACCTGTTTTCTCAACGTTTATTCTGactggaaattttgaaaag ctGTATGGTGCTGCAATAACATTCTATGAAGAATACCCTGAGGAAAAGCTGACAGAGTTGCAGAAGCGACTGCTTGGCCTCAGGGGGCCTAAATCAGCCCACAGTCACCAGACGGTGCACATCAACAAGAGCATCTGTCTCTTGTCCCATTGGCCTTTCTTTGATGCCTTCAAGAAGTTCTTGTCATACCTTTATAGGATATCCATTGTGGGGCCTCACACTGTGCCTCTGGAAAG ACACATTAGCCACTTCATGCATGAGGTTCCATTTCCCTCACCCCAACGGCCAAAAATACTTGTACAG TTGAATCATGAATCCCTGTGTCTGTCTCAGCCGGAGGAAACGCCATTAACCTTGAGTGGTGCTTCGTTCATGACCTTGCTCAAGAACCTCGGTCCCGACAACTGTCTTAACGTCCTACTGTTTGTTCTGTTGGAACACAAGATCCTGGTGCACTCCCTACGACCGGCAGTCCTCACCAGTGTAGCTGAAGCTATGGCTGCT ATGATTTTCCCGGCCCACTGGCAGTGCCCCTACATTCCTCTTTGCCCGCTAGGTCTCTCAGGCGTCCTGAGTGCACCTTGTCCCTTCATTGTCGGCGTTGACAGCCGCTACTTTGACTTGTATGACCCTCCTTCAGATGTGACGTGTGTGGATCTTGACACTGTTACAATTACGCA GCCTGAACGTCGAGCTGTGAACTACAAACTATTGCCTAAGAGGCCTCTGCGTGTTTTGAAGCAGACCCTGACTGAGTTGTTTGAAACCCTCTGTGATATGGGCTCCAATTGCAGCACCCCTGAGGTGTCCTTAGAAATGGCACCTCTCGACCATGATtccaggagaagaagaagagag CTGCTAATTGAAATAGAGATCCAGGAAGCCTTCTTGAGATTCATGGCCTGCCTACTGAAAGGCTACAAACAGTACCTTCTGCCGATCACCAAAGCACCCACAATTGGGACAACTGATGCCGCGTCACTTTTTAATATGCAAG AATTCCTCCGAAGCCGTGATAAAGCGTACCACAAGTTTTTCCAGCAGTTCATGAAGACGCAAACATTCATACGCTTCATTGAAGAAAGGACGTTCATCTCTGATAAGGATGCTAGTTTagcattctttgatgagtgcTGTGAGAAGGTTGATGAGAACTCAGATGAGCCTCGTTTGATTGAACTTGACGACTCGGGGAGAAG TGAACTGACGGTGCTCATAACACCACCTGAACCCACGGGTCTACCTCCTGGTGAGAAGTACAGCTACAATGGTTTCCCCGAGCTGAAGCCTGAGCTCTTCCTAcccatgaagcgccccctgctCACTCCGGCCAAACAGAGTCAGTGTCCGAACAGCCCCATGGCAAGACGAACCAAGCAAGAGATCAAATCTGCCCAGAAA ATTGCTCAGGAACATTCAACACAACCAAGTTTGTGGGCCAA GTGCCTACTTGGCCACTGCTTCAGTCTGTGGTTCATCCACCTTCCCTCCTATGCCAAGTCCACCCATTCCAAGACAAAGGCATTACACACTGCCTATGATGTCCTGGTCAAGATGCAGGCCGCACGTCTCCCACAGCCCGATGAGGTCTGCTACAGGGTTCTCATGCAGCTCTGCGGTGTCTACCAGCAACCTGTCTTGGCTGTCAAACTGCTCTTTGAGATGAAGAAGCATGGGATACAGCCCAATGCTATCACATATGGTTTCTATAATAAG GCTGTGTTAGAGAGCCGGTGGCCTACCTCAACAACCAATGCTTACCTGTTATGGACTAAACTAAGAAATGCCATCATAGCAGTGGCGCAGTTCCGCCGAGCACTGCGGCGGCGCAGCCTTTCCTTGTACTCAAACTCGGAGAGTGATTTTGATGTGACGAGCATGGATAGTGTAGTGGTCGATGAGGAACAGAGTCGAAAGAAGGATTCTGGATTGGTTGCTGATATCGAGGATGGGGCCGAGATTACAAAgaataagaagaaaaagaagactgAGTTTGTCAATGACTTGATTGCAGTTGGTGCTGCTCACGGAGGCAGTACTG ATGTTGTGTCTGACCGTGGTTACAGCTCCATGACACAGGAAGATGCACAGTCCCTTTCCAAAGCCATGAGCAATGAGCTTCTTGACCTCGATAGCCCTGCCGGCGTGGAAGAAAAGCAGATCAAGGCAAAAGTTCCAGAGAAACCAATGATCGATCAGGTGGACAAGGTGGAAAAAGTCGTGAAGGACTCACCGAGAAGAAAGACATCCAGGGAACACCTTATCG gcaAGCGAAGAgtgacagtggcctctttccaacCAATAGACCCTCCAGTCGATGACTTCCGACAAAGAGTTGGAAGTATTGTGCGGCGGTCGTTGAGCAGTGTTGGGAGCAACAGCAGCATAGGCACACTGATGGGAAGCACTT ATGGCAGTTCTGCAGGCCTGCTCATGACAAGTCAGACGTCTGTCGATGAAAGTGTCTTTGACGGATTGGGGGCAGGAGACATGAACTCAAACGAACGAATACGGCGACGACATCGCAGTGCTGGTGATAATCGCCGAGGACGATTAGGTGGTGCTGGTTTGCAAAATTCCTGGCGGACTCGTCATAGGAGTGGTGACCCGAACATGACAAGTATCGGCATGAAAAAACAGGATAGTGCTGAACGGGGGGATGAGAATTCAATGCAGGGAGATGTGATAGAGAAGGACAAGTTGGTGTCTGATTTGACAAATTCTAGTAGCGAATCGACTACACCAAGAAAAAATGATGACTTAGAACCCAGTAGGATGCAGGCGCGTGCTTGTCTTGCTGGTATTGCTCCGATCCTAGCCCCTGGCCCGGATATTCTATGTGATTTCGAGGAGCCAAGGACTCCAACTGCTTTGAGTGTTATCGCGGAGACAAAGGCGGCGACTAGTGTGCTAGAAAGGACGCCTGTGACAGAAAATGACCCGTTGGGTTTGTTTTTAGAAACTGGTGCTGTAAATGTTGTTGCGCGTTCTGAGCAGAACTCTGTTCAGAGTCCGTCTGCAGATTTATTGACTCTAAATCTGGGTCCAGGTGGTGACAGTAGTACAGACTTCAGCCCCGCATCACCAACAATTCTAAAAAGTGGAACAGGTTCGCCAACTATAGTGAAAAGTCGCTCAGACAGTGCCCCAGCAGATATGAACGCGAAGGCTGTGAAAAGAAACTTATTGATTGACTTGGCTAGTTTAGATCCTTTTTCAGATTCGAATAGTGAGTGCCAAAGACTCTTTATAAACGGTGGCGAGGATGAACTCCCTGAACGAACTCGCCTGCATACTATTTCAGAATGTTCAGCTGCCTCGAGTGGGCGGCAGTACCGGATATCGGAGAGTTCGAATTCTAGTTACCATAGTGACGGTGAACCATGGTCACCGTTGTCACCTCAGAAAGAGGAGGCGAACGATACAGAACGTGCTGTGTCCAGTCCGCAGAATATAGCAAAACCCCTCATGATGCAACGTAGTGAATCCTTTTCAGAAGTTTTGAAGTTGGCTGCGAAGAATGTCACGAGTAGAATCACAGAACTGAAGCAGTCCATTTCTTCATCAATTAGCTCACCAACTAGTAGTTCAAAAACGGGTAGTTCACTGCCAAAGGCTTTCGCTTTGGACCAAATGTTTTCTGATACGGATGATATTTCTTATAAGAGTTGGCGTCGTGCGTCGGAGGCTAGCGTCGATTATCTTAGTCGGAGTGATAACATTCTAGAGGAGATGGGCCAGTATATGGATGCCGCCAAGAATTTACCACGGAATTCCTCTTCCAGTAAACTAG gctccagcgcTCCAAGCCAAGCTCCCATCGAGAAACTCATCCCCATGAAAGATCTCGTAAAGGACCTGGAGCGTTTAGACACCACTAAATTCTCCTCAGCGCCAAGTCTTCCGCAGTCGCTTCATAATATCGCCATGGATGTGGAGATGAgcagctgctcacggtgctcgCATTGTAATTCTTTGTTGTATGATGAGGAGATCATGGCTGGTTGGTCAGCAGACGACTCGAACTTGAACACctc GTGCCAGTTCTGTGCTAAGAGACTAGTGCCATTTTTACACATTTATATCAAG gattgGCGAAGTCATAACCGGACACTTTTAACAACGCCAAGTGACTCGTCAGAGAGTGTTCAGAGCATCCAGTCCTTGCCCTCAGGACCAAGCAACCCAATCACTAATAAGCTCATTGCGCAGAATAAGGTTCATAATACCAGCGATCATTCAGTTAATTCTGTGAGGAGTGAAGATGGGATATTGCTGCATCTGGAGGAGAACAAGTCAGATAGTGGAGACAGTGACAGTCCTAAGAAACAAGAAGGGAGTAATCTAATTG actTTAGTCCTTCCCATTTGGCCAAAGGTCCCATTGTAAACAACAAACAAGTTGAGCGGCGGCGCTGCACAAGCGAGTGTGCACCTGCAACCAATGGAACAGCAAGTCCATACAGAACAGGAAAAGACCCCATACCAGATGAGGAAAGTCGTGGCTCAGGGCCTAACAG GAAACAGCCTCTGAGCCTTGACCCCATCTCTGTGCCATACTTGAGTCCACTGGTATTGAGGAAAGAAGTGGAGAACTTACTGGAACAAGATGGAGATTCATGTCTCAGCAAGTCGGACTTTGTCGATGATCATCCTATCATATACTGGAATATT ATTTGGTACTTCAGACGAATGGATGTCTCCAGTAATCTTCCTGGGTTAGTTCTTTCCGCCAAGTGCACTAACAAGGGCTCACCATCTAATGCAACGTGGTTTGGTGGGGACAGTCGACACGTTCTCATTCGCCTCAAGTGGGACAATGCGAGAATTCATGAAGAGATTGGCAAGCCTATGTATTCGATGTGGAACAACA CTTCTCAATCAAGGACAGTCAGTGCTCTTCTGACTGAGCAAACATCATTTTCAAAGGG TATAATGCATCAAATTGTTCAGGATATCCAGTGTAATGACATGGTGGCgccgatgaaacttgtgttgaaGGAACGTAGACGTGTGGCACAGGCTGGCAAGAATCGTCATCGGAGCATGTACCGAGAAATTCTCTATTTGGCTTTCACTGCCTGTGGAAGAGAGGACATTGATCATG ATGCGTTTGATCGGGAATATCGATTTGCCTTCCAGAGGCTATCCTCACGGGAAATGAGCCGCATCCAGCCGAACGATCGACCACCAAATGTCGGTGTGATTTGGTGTCGGAAGATCTTCAGTGACCTTAAACTATAG